In the Purpureocillium takamizusanense chromosome 5, complete sequence genome, one interval contains:
- the FLC3_2 gene encoding Putative flavin carrier protein 3 (COG:S~TransMembrane:7 (n20-28c33/34o353-375i407-428o434-454i496-516o522-541i553-573o579-605i)~SECRETED:SignalP(1-33~SECRETED:cutsite=VTA-ER~SECRETED:prob=0.8105)~EggNog:ENOG503NW1I), whose amino-acid sequence MCSGHMRKMTSFTMGLPSMLVLVLSTFLSSVTAERLLMSNSLNACQQDSSFKASLFNVVYTPSNNSANIQIIATSSIQGKVLFDLAISAYGYQVLRRTLNPCEMNLPGLCPMVAGKIPLGFALPVGEEASKQIPGIAYNIPDLDARVKVYVNLSSTGESLACLEADISNGKTVDLLGVKWATAIIAGLALISSAIVNGLGNPNAAAHLAANSLALFGYFQAQAILGLTGVALPPIVQAWAMDFQWSMGIIRVKFMQKIFTWYQRATGGTPATIFDSITTVSVQVAKRAIKRAAPVSQSGISLFNRGLASMPASIAQPAAKLLKRGNIVSGSGSYLVYGIQRVAFRSRIESTNLFMTGLTFFYVFVLLTVLIVAAFKGIFDLCAKKGWIGAEKFLEFRNGWLTVLKGILFRVVLIGFPQICILCFWEFTQVDSPAEVVLAAVFSAGMIITLGWGASKVIRIARRSIVLHQNPAYILFSDPQTLNKWGFLYIQFRASAYYFIAPVLGYIVVKAMLVAFAQNNGVAQAIGFVIVEAAALIAASVLRPWMDKSTNSFNIAICAVNFINAIFLLIFANKFGAPLIVVGAVGVALFILNAAFSLILLIMVITSTTITLFRRNPDSRYQIMADDRASFMKSQTQLNTTTELDALAATARGDKTGYNTGYKHPLDLDEDDLSVRSETGHLHGHSHSARGSPVPSRHRGTPMPGDSDGSLFSACQRPESPFHTGSPGARPRTPSSPDRAARSNLNTSPALLNPPRSPSSWQRGAGYERG is encoded by the exons ATGTGCAGTGGCCACATGCGCAAGATGACATCCTTCACGATGGGACTCCCATCAATGCTTGTCCTAGTCCTGTCGACGTTCCTCTCGTCGGTTACAGCGGAGCGGCTTCTCATGTCTAACTCGCTCAATGCATGCCAACAGGACTCTAGCTTCAAAGCTTCCCTCTTCAATGTTGTATACACCCCCTCCAACAATAGCGCGAACATCCAGATAATCGCCACTTCCTCGATCCAAGGGAAAGTTCTTTTTGACCTCGCAATATCCGCCTATGGCTACCAGGTCCTCCGGCGGACCCTGAACCCCTGCGAGATGAACCTGCCAGGGCTGTGTCCTATGGTGGCGGGAAAGATACCGCTCGGCTTCGCGTTACCCGTCGGAGAAGAGGCCTCGAAACAGATTCCTGGAATCGCCTATAACATCCCAGACCTTGATGCCAGAGTCAAAGTCTACGTTAACCTGTCATCGACCGGGGAGAGCCTCGCTTGCCTAGAGGCTGACATTTCCAACGGAAAGACAGTCGATCTTTTAGGAGTGAAATGGGCCACGGCAATCATCGCCGGGCTTGCGCTTATTTCATCTGCGATTGTCAACGGGCTCGGAAATCCAAACGCCGCGGCTCATCTTGCCGCCAATTCGCTAGCTCTTTTCGGCTACTTCCAAGCCCAGGCTATACTCGGCCTTACGGGTGTCGCGCTTCCTCCAATCGTTCAGGCCTGGGCGATGGATTTCCAATGGTCGATGGGCATCATCCGCGTGAAATTCATGCAGAAAATATTTACATGGTACCAGCGGGCCACGGGGGGTACGCCTGCAACTATCTTCGACTCGATCACTACGGTCTCGGTGCAGGTCGCGAAGCGGGCGATAAAGAGAGCGGCTCCGGTTTCACAGTCGGGTATAAGTCTTTTCAATCGAGGTTTAGCATCAATGCCTGCGTCCATCGCCCAACCAGCGGCCAAGCTCCTCAAACGAGGAAACATCGTGTCCGGTTCCGGCTCCTACCTGGTCTACGGGATACAGCGGGTCGCGTTCCGGTCAAGAATCGAGTCGACAAACCTATTCATGACGGGTCTTACATTCTTCTACGTGTTCGTACTATTAACAGtactcatcgtcgccgccttcaagGGCATTTTCGACCTCTGCGCCAAAAAGGGCTGGATTGGAGCGGAAAAGTTCCTCGAGTTCCGGAACGGATGGCTTACCGTCCTCAAGGGCATTCTCTTCCGCGTTGTCCTCATTGGATTTCCCCAAATATGCATCCTCTGCTTCTGGGAGTTTACGCAAGTGGATTCGCCCGCCGAAGTTGTCCTCGCAGCTGTTTTCTCCGCGGGCATGATTATCACGCTTGGATGGGGGGCTAGCAAGGTCATTCGCATCGCTCGCCGCTCGATTGTCTTGCATCAGAACCCAGCATATATCCTGTTTTCGGACCCGCAAACACTAAACAAATGGGGGTTCCTCTACATCCAATTCCGCGCGTCGGCGTATTACTTTATTGCGCCCGTCTTAGGCTATATAGTCGTTAAAGCCATGCTGGTGGCCTTTGCGCAGAACAATGGCGTCGCCCAGGCCATCGGGTTTGTTATTGTcgaggctgctgcgctgATAGCAGCCTCCGTCCTTCGTCCTTGGATGGATAAAAGCACCAATTCTTTCAACATTGCCATCTGCGCGGTCAATTTCATCAATGCCATCTTTTTACTGATCTTTGCCAACAAGTTTGGTGCGCCTCTCATCGTCGTAGGCGCGGTTGGCGTCGCGCTCTTCATCCTCAACGCTGCCTTCTCGCTCATCCTACTCATCATGGTGATAACTTCGACGACTATTACCCTCTTCCGCAGGAATCCCGATTCACGGTATCAGATCATGGCGGACGACCGCGCATCCTTTATGAAATCACAGACCCAACTTAACACCACAACGGAGTTGGATGCCCTGGCCGCTACCGCTCGTGGCGACAAGACTGGCTACAATACTGGCTACAAGCACCCGTTGGACTTGGATGAGGATGACTTATCGGTTCGGTCAGAAACAGGGCATCTCCACGGGCACTCTCACAGCGCCAGGGGGTCCCCGGTACCGTCCCGCCACAGAGGAACCCCAATGCCTGGCGACAGTGACGGCTCCCTGTTTTCAGCCTGCCAGCGCCCCGAGAGCCCATTCCACACGGGTTCACCCGGCGCGCGTCCTCGCACTCCATCATCGCCCGACAGGGCAGCGAGGTCAAATCTAAACACCAGTCCCGCGCTTTTGAACCCGCCAAGGAGTCCAAG TTCATGGCAGCGCGGTGCTGGGTATGAGCGGGGATAG
- the PLB1_3 gene encoding Lysophospholipase (TransMembrane:1 (n5-16c21/22o612-632i)~SECRETED:SignalP(1-22~SECRETED:cutsite=SAA-QH~SECRETED:prob=0.4964)~COG:I~EggNog:ENOG503NUWK), whose product MMKRTLCMGICAVALLYTSSAAQHVDERRAAPVAPDGYAPASVPCPSPRPTIRHASGLSDEEKAWLPLRDNETAPALRSLLGRLNISGFDATTYINSIVDDIKAGKDKALLPRVAVAVSGGGYRALMNGAGALAAFDNRTANSTGQGQLGGLLQASTYLSGLSGGSWLVGSLYVQNFTTVESIVSSTSGFLSTLWQFDNSIINGPAGLRPGQYYNALYQSVNDKIDAGFNTTITDYWGRALSYQLVNATDGGPAYTFSSIANDTDFSRALAPLPLIVALERAPGQLQVPANATVFEFNPWEMGSYDAGAAAFAPLKYVASNFSNGAIPRQGECIAGLDNAGFVMGTSSSLFNQAFLQIGKASGVPDVLTRVLNRTLAGVGEDNEDIASWPNPFLGFNARDNINADARLLTLVDGGEALENIPLHPLLLRERHVDTILAVDGSADTMTYWPNGTAMVATFNKSISGSSPNTSSAFPPVPDQNTFVNLGLNSRPTFFGCGNTSTPLIVYLPNTPYTTLSNVSTFDLSYNDSQRDQIVQNGYNVATMGNGTIDPDWPQCVACAILSRSFARTGTEVPVKCVDCFTKHCWNGTTNSTEPSLFQPQQVIVAGGGAKAMQPSVLAMPALIFFITALMLI is encoded by the exons ATGATGAAGCGGACATTATGTATGGGGATATGTGCCGTAGCCCTGCTGTATACGTCAAGCG CGGCACAGCATGTCGATGagcgtcgcgcagctcccgTGGCCCCCGACGGCTACGCCCCAGCGTCGGTGCCATGTCCAAGCCCTCGTCCGACCATCCGCCATGCTTCAGGGTTGTCGGACGAGGAAAAGGCATGGCTGCCGCTTCGTGACAATGAGACTGCGCCTGCCCTTCGGTCTCTGCTCGGGCGACTCAACATcagcggcttcgacgccaCGACGTACATCAATTCAATCGTTGATGACATAAAGGCAGGGAAAGACAAGGCGTTGCTGCCCCGAGTCGCTGTGGCTGTTTCGGGCGGTGGCTACCGGGCACTCATGAATGGTGCCGGAGCCCTCGCCGCGTTTGACAACCGAACCGCCAATTCGACAGGGCAAGGGCAGCTCGGTGGTCTGCTGCAGGCGTCGACGTACCTGAGCGGACTCTCCGGGGGAAGCTGGCTCGTCGGCAGCTTATATGTTCAGAATTTCACCACTGTAGAGTCCATTGTCTCATCTACGAGCGGCTTCTTGAGCACGCTCTGGCAGTTTGACAACTCCATCATCAACG GACCCGCTGGCCTCCGCCCTGGGCAATACTATAATGCTCTCTATCAATCGGTAAATGACAAGATCGATGCCGGATTCAATACCACGATCACCGACTACTGGGGTAGAGCTCTATCGTATCAGTTAGTAAATGCCACCGACGGTGGACCAG CATATACATTCTCGTCGATAGCGAACGACACCGACTTCTcccgcgcgctcgcgccACTGCCTCTCATTGTCGCGCTCGAGAGGGCCCCCGGCCAGCTTCAAGTGCCCGCAAACGCGACCGTGTTCGAGTTCAACCCTTGGGAGATGGGCTCAtacgacgcgggcgcggcggcatttGCACCTTTGAAGTATGTCGCAAGTAATTTCAGCAACGGAGCAATCCCACGACAGGGCGAGTGTATCGCCGGACTGGACAACGCCGGCTTCGTCATGGGGACCTCTTCATCTCTCTTCAACCAGGCTTTTCTGCAGATAGGAAAGGCATCCGGGGTTCCCGACGTGCTGACCCGAGTTCTCAACCGCAcgctggccggcgtcggtgaGGATAACGAAGATATTGCCAGCTGGCCGAACCCTTTCCTCGGCTTCAATGCTAGGGACAACATCAACGCCGATGCTCGCCTTCTGACATTAGTCGATGGGGGAGAGGCACTCGAGAACATTCCATTGCATCCGCTCCTTCTGCGAGAGCGTCATGTCGACACGAttctggccgtcgacggctcTGCTGACACCATGACTTACTGGCCGAACGGGACGGCAATGGTAGCCACGTTCAACAAGTCCATCAGTGGCTCTTCTCccaacaccagcagcgcctttCCACCAGTTCCGGACCAGAATACGTTCGTCAACCTCGGTTTGAACTCGCGCCCCACGTTTTTCGGGTGTGGCAATACGTCGACACCTCTGATCGTGTACCTGCCGAACACGCCTTATACTACATTGTCCAATGTGTCAACTTTCGACCTGTCGTACAATGACTCGCAACGAGACCAAATCGTGCAAAACGGCTACAATGTCGCCACCATGGGTAACGGTACAATCGACCCGGATTGGCCCCAGTGTGTGGCGTGTGCGATACTGTCGCGTAGTTTTGCGCGCACCGGCACGGAAGTGCCCGTAAAGTGTGTCGACTGTTTTACCAAGCATTGCTGGAACGGAACAACTAACTCTACGGAACCGTCGCTATTCCAACCACAGCAGGTTATCGTAGCCGGCGGTGGGGCGAAGGCAATGCAGCCCAGCGTCCTAGCTATGCCAGCTCTCATCTTTTTCATCACAGCTCTCATGCTTATCTAG
- a CDS encoding uncharacterized protein (EggNog:ENOG503PG2J) encodes MGRSFAGLDDVVMPIKTIATILNLLGSPTEDNASSETVDKFADMDITWTLDSLHGFCRRPTPHQYGFDRKFSYTVGTSSDCWMYLHFISHFYRATEDIEPETNQMEVSGMEIARGRFTIPIELRGVKSSITFTEHRKWTGMRVATNYNGKTPDASPSAVAVSVSDWGHSRLEITEQAWRQRGLQSAEQGAGIALFQMLLLSHLDAWQRNWNMTLDEIDNTFKVKLSCQNDIDQLNELVTQHCTPSAITCSRLVLLLMGFMNHIDMVADSLKDMRDEWARTYPGQDTERLERFDVKTQEILLKNWEAVMSCLGAKRDLLMARIRRSVDDLRLIREGLSTSSDASV; translated from the exons ATGGGCAGGTCGTTCGCTGGGCTGGATGATGTTGTCATGCCAATCAAAACTATCGCAACGATCCTCAATCTGCTGGGCAGCCCTACGGAAGATAATGCGTCGAGCGAAACCGTCGACAAGTTTGCCGACATGGACATAACATGGACCCTAGACTCGCTGCACGGGTTTTGTCGCCGACCCACGCCACATCAGTATGGGTTTGATAGGAAGTTCTCTTACACGGTTGGAACTTCTTCGGACTGCTGGATGTATCTCCACTTTATATCTCACTTTTACCGTGCTACTGAGGATATTGAGCCTGAGACCAATCAGATGGAGGTATCAGGCATGGAAATCGCCCGTGGCCGCTTCACCATCCCCAtcgagctgcgcggcgtcaAAAGCAGCATAACGTTCACGGAGCATCGCAAGTGGACGGGCATGAGAGTTGCCACCAACTACAATGGCAAAACTCCAGAtgcatcgccctcggcagTTGCAGTCTCTGTGTCAGACTGGGGCCATAGTCGGCTCGAAATTACTGAGCAGGCGTGGAGACAACGAGGTCTGCAATCCGCTGAGCAGGGTGCAGGGATCGCTCTATTTCAGATGCTCTTATTGAGCCATCTTGACGCTTGGCAAAGGAACTGGAACATGACCTTGGATGAGATTGACAACACGTTCAAGGTAAAG CTGTCCTGTCAGAACGACATCGATCAGCTGAATGAGCTTGTCACCCAACACTGCACCCCGTCCGCCATTACGTGCTCCCGCCTCGTTCTGCTTCTCATGGGCTTCATGAACCATATTGACATGGTTGCCGACTCCTTGAAGGACATGCGGGATGAGTGGGCAAGGACATATCCTGGTCAGGATACGGAACGGCTTGAGAGGTTCGATGTCAAGACCCAAGAAATCCTCCTGAAGAACTGGGAGGCCGTTATGTCATGTCTCGGGGCTAAGAGGGACCTCCTCATGGCTCGCATCCGGCGATCTGTCGATGACCTTAGACTGATTCGTGAAGGACTGTCGACCTCTTCCGACGCGAGCGTGTGA